The DNA segment GCTGTTGGCCAAGTTGGGGTGGAGTGGCGCCGGTCTGGGTGCTCGCGGTGACGGTATAGTGAACCCGATCAGTGTCGAGCAGAAGGTGGGTCGCCAAGGGCTCGGCGGGGACAGCTCGGAGGGTGCTAAGCTCGATCGAGTGGAAATCAGGAAGAAGCTGCAGGATTTACGTGACGGAAAGCTCGCGGAACATTGCATCGTGTTTAGTAACGAGTATTCGAAGGATGACAGAAAAATGATTCATGAGTAAGTGAGGCGCACGGGGAAAGGTTTAATACAATGAtggtgttttcatttttatttcaattcttccacatctctctcgctctctccagGATCGCGCGTAAACTGAGGCTCAAGTCACAAAGCCATGGAAATGAAAATCAGGGCAACCGGCGTCTAGTGGTGAGCCTACCGCCGCTGCGACCGAGCGAACTGCTCCGCAAAATTATCGTGGAGAAGGATGAGACGTTCTGCAAAATGTTCGAAGTTACGCCTCCGACCGAGCAAGAATAATTCTACATAAATAGTTTAATTTTAAGGTTTGTTGCAACTGtaacaaaattgataaaaataaacgaaggGAAACGTATTTGTTTAGCGTATTTTCTGGTGTCGCTTCCGTCGATACTGTTGCTTTACCAGCCGCAACGTTTCCCTAATAAGTTCGTCCTTCGTTGGACTTCTGGTGCGTCGTCTCTTCGAGCGGGACGCGTAATACCGTTCTACATCGATCACTTCTTCACTATCATCTGCATCATCGATTATGATGGTGTCCTGTTCGTACGCTGATACTAGGGCAGGTGTAGCTTGTGCTTCTAAGGCTGGCTCCATTTCTTGTTCTGCAGTCGAAGCCAATGTTGATTCCTGTTCTGTAGCAGCATCCGGTGGTAATTCCTGTTCTGAAGCCGAGGGCAGTGTTGGTTCCTGTTCTGTAGCTCGAACAATTGGCGATTCATGTTCTTTACATGAAGTCGACGGTGATCCATGAGCTGCAGCAGAGGATGGAATTgattccttttcttttgcgGGTTCTGGTCCTTCTTCTTTGCTGCCAGCGACACTTTCCGGTACTTCTGCACTGCTTGCAGCTATCAGTTGGTCAGAAGAGTCAGTTTGTGTGCTAGCGTCCATCATGGCGGCAGCTTTAATGCTAATTTCCGGTAGCTTCGGCTTTGTCGATGGTTCGTCCCAATTGTGCCGCTCTTTGTCTTTACTCTTCCACACATCCCGTAGCACAGTAAATTCCTCAATCTTTAGCAGGCAGTACGAGCACACGACAGACGAAAAGTCCGTCTCGTATCTGATTACGATATCCGATATTAGGGTAATGGTCTCCAGATGGGACGGGGTCAGTTCAAC comes from the Anopheles coluzzii chromosome 2, AcolN3, whole genome shotgun sequence genome and includes:
- the LOC120950978 gene encoding uncharacterized protein LOC120950978 gives rise to the protein MTRIGKADSVKSETSSLPDDRTMDYAVDNPAEANSDWTDEVIVKSEVILPAEQLSPSKRCRLCDSADHIWVPCFSLGGGVELTPSHLETITLISDIVIRYETDFSSVVCSYCLLKIEEFTVLRDVWKSKDKERHNWDEPSTKPKLPEISIKAAAMMDASTQTDSSDQLIAASSAEVPESVAGSKEEGPEPAKEKESIPSSAAAHGSPSTSCKEHESPIVRATEQEPTLPSASEQELPPDAATEQESTLASTAEQEMEPALEAQATPALVSAYEQDTIIIDDADDSEEVIDVERYYASRSKRRRTRSPTKDELIRETLRLVKQQYRRKRHQKIR